In Asanoa sp. WMMD1127, one genomic interval encodes:
- a CDS encoding RbsD/FucU family protein → MLKSTLLHPGISSALGRAGHGSTVLISDGNYPHSTGTKAGAELVFLNLRPGLVAVDDILATVLTAVPVESAFVMRPEAGPEPDIFPVFRQHLAPVELTALDRFAFYDKAREPDLALAIASGDTRLYANVILTVGVVS, encoded by the coding sequence ATGCTCAAATCCACACTGCTCCATCCCGGCATCAGCTCCGCGCTCGGTCGCGCGGGACACGGGTCGACCGTCCTCATTTCAGACGGGAACTACCCCCATTCCACGGGTACGAAGGCGGGCGCCGAACTCGTATTCCTGAATCTGCGGCCGGGGCTCGTCGCGGTCGACGACATCCTCGCCACGGTGCTGACCGCTGTGCCGGTCGAGTCGGCGTTCGTGATGCGGCCGGAGGCGGGTCCGGAACCCGACATCTTCCCGGTGTTCCGGCAGCACCTCGCGCCGGTGGAGCTCACGGCGCTCGACCGGTTCGCGTTCTACGACAAGGCGCGCGAGCCGGACCTCGCCCTGGCCATCGCCAGCGGCGACACCCGGCTCTACGCCAACGTCATCCTCACCGTGGGCGTGGTGAGCTGA
- a CDS encoding alpha/beta hydrolase, translated as MNRRIVAEPGFAAEADGFTVVGAADDLDDLATLLADRAEPVDLRLAGAPDPTVHVADLHLPLGGGPTLARVYQAEPGPRPLLLWLHGGGFVGGTVADLDHTCSGLARRSGRTVVSLEYRLAPEHPYPAALDDTYDAMCWLAAHGRVLGGDGRFAAGGQSAGGALVAGATLRARDQGGPRLDRQVLCYPVLDVPALPSWADRQYLTGPPPVYAAPLRAEWLAGLPPTLLVAAGRDPLREQALAYARCLDDADYVEYADTPHAFLNFCGVLSAGDHAIGVIAEFLSSPRPR; from the coding sequence GTGAACCGGCGGATCGTGGCCGAGCCGGGGTTCGCCGCGGAGGCCGACGGCTTCACCGTCGTCGGCGCGGCCGACGACCTCGACGACCTGGCCACCCTGCTAGCCGACCGGGCCGAGCCGGTCGACCTGCGCCTCGCCGGCGCGCCGGACCCGACGGTGCACGTGGCGGACCTCCACCTGCCGCTCGGCGGCGGGCCGACCCTGGCGCGCGTCTACCAGGCCGAGCCCGGGCCTCGGCCGCTGTTGCTCTGGCTGCACGGCGGCGGCTTCGTCGGCGGTACGGTGGCCGACCTCGACCACACCTGCTCCGGGCTCGCCCGGCGGTCGGGCCGCACCGTGGTCTCGCTGGAGTATCGGCTCGCGCCGGAGCACCCGTACCCGGCCGCGCTCGACGACACCTACGACGCGATGTGCTGGCTGGCCGCCCACGGCCGGGTGTTGGGCGGCGACGGCCGGTTCGCGGCGGGCGGGCAGAGCGCCGGCGGCGCCCTGGTCGCCGGGGCCACGCTGCGGGCCCGCGACCAGGGCGGCCCCCGGCTCGACCGGCAGGTGCTCTGCTATCCCGTGCTCGACGTGCCGGCCCTGCCGTCCTGGGCGGACCGGCAGTACCTGACCGGACCGCCGCCGGTCTACGCCGCGCCGCTGCGGGCGGAGTGGCTGGCCGGGCTGCCGCCGACCCTGCTGGTCGCCGCGGGCCGCGATCCGCTGCGCGAGCAGGCGCTGGCCTACGCGCGCTGCCTCGACGACGCCGACTACGTGGAGTACGCGGACACCCCGCACGCCTTCCTCAACTTCTGCGGTGTGCTCTCCGCCGGCGACCACGCGATCGGCGTGATCGCGGAGTTTCTCAGCTCACCACGCCCACGGTGA
- a CDS encoding maleylpyruvate isomerase N-terminal domain-containing protein, producing MTEPIDRGAAVDRLRADHDLLLAAVDGLDADALARDHATTNGPLGDFCASLHDLLAHVLMWNEINLAVLTEADHGRDHWSLDAQFETPEAGGALNRAGVAGGRELPAALLLDRLNRTHEALLDQLATYDDAAWHRRGPLAHHVFTVPGQPAFWHAAVHLDAVPVGAR from the coding sequence ATGACCGAACCGATCGACCGGGGCGCGGCCGTCGACCGCCTGCGCGCCGATCACGACCTGCTGCTCGCCGCCGTCGACGGGCTGGACGCCGACGCGCTGGCCCGCGACCACGCCACGACCAACGGGCCGCTCGGCGACTTCTGCGCGTCGTTGCACGACCTGCTCGCCCACGTTCTCATGTGGAACGAGATCAACCTCGCGGTGCTGACCGAGGCGGACCACGGCCGCGACCACTGGAGCCTGGACGCCCAGTTCGAGACGCCGGAGGCGGGCGGCGCGCTCAACCGGGCCGGCGTCGCCGGGGGCCGGGAGCTGCCCGCGGCGCTGCTGCTGGACCGGCTGAACCGCACCCACGAGGCGCTCCTGGACCAGCTGGCCACGTACGACGACGCGGCGTGGCACCGGCGCGGGCCGCTGGCGCACCACGTCTTCACCGTGCCAGGGCAACCGGCCTTCTGGCACGCCGCCGTCCACCTCGACGCGGTGCCGGTGGGCGCGCGGTGA
- a CDS encoding DUF5937 family protein: MPVAVVGLSSVSAAVSPLSELGSALHAVGDPGHHAVDLPAPSAALRRSMRTWAFTTRAIRATPFVTIWGADDAFDAQLDQLRALPPHRLAAQLLRPISPAGDPAAALRFARARGVGERVEALVERPGPAVAEFLEFLVESWETWFGARWPLVRPVLAARARRFAHDLAAVGPAAALTTLDPSVTAGGAGIQIAKIQSRRHDVSRRGLVVVPSTLIHPHLYVADVPGRPLVLIHPATPGPPVVPARDLLRRLEALANPGRLEMARAIATEPRTAVRSPSSGTSTRRWSTATSARSRRPGSRGPPGAAGSSSTSWTRPPSRRSAATWSSCCSAD, encoded by the coding sequence ATGCCAGTCGCGGTTGTCGGCCTGAGCAGCGTCTCGGCCGCGGTGTCCCCGTTGTCCGAGCTGGGCTCCGCGCTGCACGCGGTCGGCGACCCGGGCCACCACGCGGTCGACCTGCCGGCGCCGAGCGCGGCGCTGCGCCGCTCGATGCGGACGTGGGCGTTCACCACCCGGGCGATCCGGGCGACCCCGTTCGTCACGATCTGGGGCGCCGACGACGCCTTCGACGCCCAGCTGGACCAGCTGCGGGCGCTCCCGCCGCACCGGCTGGCGGCCCAGCTGCTCCGGCCGATCTCCCCGGCCGGCGACCCTGCCGCCGCGCTCCGGTTCGCCCGGGCCCGCGGCGTCGGCGAGCGGGTCGAGGCCCTGGTCGAGCGGCCGGGACCGGCGGTGGCCGAGTTCCTGGAGTTCCTGGTCGAGAGCTGGGAGACCTGGTTCGGCGCGCGCTGGCCGCTGGTGCGCCCGGTGCTCGCCGCCCGCGCCCGCCGGTTCGCGCACGACCTGGCCGCCGTCGGCCCGGCGGCGGCCTTGACCACGCTGGACCCGTCGGTCACGGCCGGCGGCGCCGGGATCCAGATCGCCAAGATCCAGAGTCGCCGGCACGACGTGTCCCGCCGCGGCCTGGTGGTGGTGCCCAGCACCTTGATCCACCCACATCTGTACGTCGCCGACGTCCCCGGCCGCCCACTGGTGCTGATCCACCCCGCGACGCCCGGCCCGCCCGTCGTGCCCGCCCGCGACCTGCTGCGCCGGCTCGAGGCGCTGGCCAACCCCGGCCGGCTGGAGATGGCCCGGGCCATCGCCACGGAGCCGCGTACCGCCGTGAGATCGCCGAGCTCTGGCACGTCGACCCGACGCTGGTCAACCGCCACCTCCGCGCGCTCGCGGCGGCCGGGGTCGCGCGGGCCACCCGGCGCGGCCGGTTCGTCCAGTACGAGCTGGACGCGGCCGCCGTCGAGGCGCTCGGCGGCGACCTGGTCAAGCTGCTGCTCCGCTGACTGA
- a CDS encoding MFS transporter, translating to MSASRVGETQKSGTVQGSGLAEIVDALRVRPFRRLFLVLGLSALGDWLGLLAGAAFASSQVSGATAKGAAFGSVIAVQLLPAFILGPISGVIADRFDRRYTMVVSDVVRFVLFASIPIVGYIVDSPVRVVTYTAVALFLAQAASQIWTPAKEAAVPNLLPRSRLEAANQLTLATTYGVTPILAALIFSGMARLPRPGGVGPADYALLFDALTFLASAFVVAFFAKEMSGRTARPAAVAHQPEEHSVPGRQALRDLLDGGRFIVRTRLVRGIVIGVLGAFAGAGVVIGTANFYSRSLGGGDATFGILFAAIFAGFGVGIAGGPALVGTLSRRRWFALSIVLAGVAVIGLSVAPRLSLAVLGCVITGAAAGMAFLSGLTLVGGDIADDVRGRVVAFIQSAVRIVLLLSIALSSLIVGLGASRDLDLGPVDIHLSTTRLLLFVIGAAGIAVGIVAFRQIDDRPGVPVWKDIWRGVRRRPLSDTAKKRP from the coding sequence ATGAGCGCGAGCAGGGTCGGTGAAACGCAGAAATCGGGGACGGTCCAAGGCTCCGGCCTGGCGGAGATCGTCGACGCGTTACGGGTCCGCCCGTTCCGCCGGTTGTTCCTGGTGCTCGGGCTCTCCGCGCTGGGCGATTGGCTGGGGCTGCTGGCCGGCGCCGCGTTCGCCTCGTCGCAGGTGTCCGGCGCGACCGCCAAGGGCGCCGCGTTCGGCTCCGTGATCGCGGTTCAACTCCTACCGGCGTTCATCCTCGGCCCGATCTCCGGCGTGATCGCCGACCGCTTCGACCGCCGCTACACGATGGTCGTATCCGACGTCGTGCGGTTCGTGCTGTTCGCCTCGATCCCGATCGTGGGCTACATCGTCGACAGCCCCGTGCGGGTCGTCACCTACACCGCCGTCGCGTTGTTCCTGGCCCAGGCCGCGTCGCAGATCTGGACCCCGGCCAAGGAGGCGGCGGTGCCCAACCTGCTGCCCCGCTCCCGGTTGGAGGCGGCCAACCAGCTCACCCTGGCCACCACGTACGGGGTCACGCCCATCCTGGCCGCCCTGATCTTCAGCGGCATGGCCCGGCTGCCGCGCCCCGGTGGCGTCGGCCCGGCCGACTACGCGCTGCTGTTCGACGCACTCACGTTCCTCGCCTCGGCGTTCGTGGTGGCGTTCTTCGCCAAGGAGATGTCGGGGCGCACCGCCCGGCCGGCCGCGGTAGCGCACCAGCCGGAGGAACATTCGGTGCCCGGGCGGCAGGCGCTGCGGGACCTGCTCGACGGTGGGCGGTTCATCGTCCGCACGCGGCTGGTCCGGGGCATCGTGATCGGGGTGCTGGGCGCGTTCGCCGGCGCCGGGGTGGTGATCGGCACCGCCAACTTCTACTCCCGGTCGCTCGGGGGCGGCGACGCCACGTTCGGCATCCTGTTCGCCGCGATCTTCGCGGGCTTTGGCGTCGGCATCGCCGGCGGGCCCGCCCTGGTCGGCACGCTCTCCCGACGGCGCTGGTTCGCGCTGTCCATCGTGCTGGCCGGGGTGGCGGTGATCGGACTGTCCGTCGCGCCCCGCCTGTCACTCGCGGTGCTCGGCTGCGTCATCACCGGCGCCGCGGCCGGAATGGCGTTCCTCTCGGGCCTCACCCTGGTCGGCGGTGACATCGCGGACGACGTACGCGGCCGGGTCGTGGCCTTCATCCAGTCGGCCGTGCGGATCGTGCTGCTGCTGTCGATCGCGCTGTCCAGCCTGATCGTCGGCCTAGGCGCGTCCCGGGACCTCGACCTCGGGCCCGTCGACATCCACCTGTCCACCACCCGGCTGCTGCTGTTCGTGATCGGCGCGGCGGGCATCGCGGTGGGCATCGTGGCGTTCCGGCAGATCGACGACCGGCCGGGCGTGCCGGTCTGGAAGGACATCTGGCGGGGTGTACGCCGCCGGCCGCTCTCCGACACCGCCAAGAAGCGTCCCTGA
- a CDS encoding amino acid transporter, with translation MSATPPLVTAQRRFSDWFLRGAQRRVLPPPGPLARPEPQERRHSWWRVMCLTGLDYFSTLGYQPGIAALAAGVLAPLATIVLVLVTLFGALPVYRRVARESPHGAGSLAMLAKMLSFWKGKLVVLVLLGFVATDFIITMTLSAADATAHIDENPFWPDALRGHDVLITLVLLAVLGAVFLKGFSEAIGIAVVVVGVYLALNVVVMVDGLIRVATHPTLTSDWWTALTTMHGSPLAVIGMAVIVFPRLALGLSGFETGVAVMPHIKGAPSDTEQRPAGRIRGTRKLLTTAAVTMSVFLITSSIITTVLIPANAFDPGGAANGRALAFLAHENLGATFGTVYDLSTIFILWFAGASAMAGLLNLVPRYLPRFGMAPNWATAVRPLVVVFTLIAFFITWLFDADVTAQGGAYATGVLVLITSAAIAVTLSSRRHRQRKQTLAFGLISLVFVYTTIDNIVERPDGVKIAGSFIGAMIITSILSRLYRAFELRFTSVQFDEVGQQLLEDCKGTVVRIIANHPDAGDAQEYLAKLRRIVDEDVLPDVHDVMFAEVTVTDPSEFESDLRVRGQIRHGRYRVFAMESPNVSTALAALLLEIQATTGQRPHIYFQWTEGNPASNFLRYLAFGQGEVAPVTREILREHEPDRMKRPHVHVG, from the coding sequence GTGTCGGCCACCCCACCCCTGGTCACCGCGCAACGCAGATTCTCCGACTGGTTCCTGCGTGGCGCGCAGCGCCGCGTGCTGCCGCCACCCGGACCGCTGGCCCGGCCGGAGCCCCAGGAGCGCCGGCACAGCTGGTGGCGGGTGATGTGCCTGACCGGCCTCGACTACTTCTCGACGCTGGGCTACCAGCCGGGCATCGCGGCGCTGGCCGCCGGCGTGCTCGCCCCGCTGGCCACGATCGTGCTGGTGCTGGTCACGCTCTTCGGCGCGCTGCCGGTCTATCGCCGGGTGGCCCGCGAGAGCCCGCACGGCGCCGGCTCGCTGGCGATGCTGGCCAAGATGCTCTCGTTCTGGAAGGGCAAGCTGGTCGTCCTGGTGCTGCTCGGCTTCGTTGCGACCGACTTCATCATCACGATGACGCTGTCGGCGGCGGACGCCACGGCGCACATCGACGAGAACCCGTTCTGGCCGGACGCCCTGCGCGGGCACGACGTGCTGATCACATTGGTGCTGCTGGCGGTCCTCGGAGCGGTGTTCCTCAAGGGCTTCTCCGAGGCCATCGGGATCGCCGTGGTGGTGGTTGGTGTCTACCTGGCGCTCAACGTGGTGGTGATGGTCGACGGCCTGATCCGCGTGGCGACTCATCCGACGCTGACCAGCGACTGGTGGACGGCGCTGACCACGATGCACGGGAGCCCACTGGCGGTGATCGGGATGGCGGTGATCGTCTTCCCGCGGTTGGCGCTGGGCCTGTCCGGCTTCGAGACCGGTGTGGCGGTGATGCCGCACATCAAGGGCGCGCCGTCCGACACCGAACAGCGGCCGGCGGGCCGGATCCGGGGCACGCGGAAGCTGCTCACCACGGCGGCCGTGACGATGAGCGTCTTCCTCATCACGAGCAGCATCATCACCACCGTGTTGATCCCCGCCAACGCGTTCGACCCGGGCGGCGCCGCCAACGGTCGGGCCCTCGCGTTCCTGGCGCACGAGAACCTCGGCGCGACGTTCGGCACCGTCTACGACCTGTCGACGATCTTCATCCTCTGGTTCGCCGGGGCGTCCGCGATGGCAGGGCTGCTGAACCTGGTGCCGCGGTACCTGCCGCGCTTCGGGATGGCGCCGAACTGGGCGACCGCCGTACGCCCGCTGGTCGTCGTCTTCACCCTGATCGCGTTCTTCATCACCTGGCTGTTCGACGCCGACGTGACCGCGCAGGGCGGCGCGTACGCCACGGGCGTGCTGGTGTTGATCACCTCAGCGGCGATAGCCGTGACCCTGTCCAGCCGGCGTCACCGGCAACGCAAGCAGACGCTGGCGTTCGGGCTGATCTCGTTGGTGTTCGTCTACACGACCATCGACAACATCGTCGAGCGCCCGGACGGCGTCAAGATCGCGGGGAGCTTCATCGGCGCCATGATCATTACTTCGATCCTGTCGCGGCTCTATCGGGCGTTCGAATTGCGGTTCACCAGCGTGCAGTTCGACGAGGTGGGCCAGCAGCTGCTCGAGGACTGCAAGGGCACGGTGGTGCGGATCATCGCGAACCATCCGGACGCCGGCGACGCCCAGGAATATCTGGCCAAGCTGCGCCGGATCGTCGACGAGGACGTGCTGCCCGACGTGCACGACGTGATGTTCGCCGAGGTGACCGTCACCGACCCGTCGGAGTTCGAGTCGGACCTGCGGGTACGCGGCCAGATCCGGCACGGCCGCTACCGGGTGTTCGCGATGGAGAGCCCCAACGTGTCGACGGCGCTGGCCGCGCTGCTCCTGGAGATCCAGGCGACGACGGGCCAGCGGCCGCACATCTATTTCCAGTGGACGGAGGGGAACCCCGCGTCGAACTTCCTGCGCTACCTGGCCTTCGGTCAGGGGGAGGTGGCGCCGGTGACGCGGGAGATCCTCCGGGAGCACGAGCCGGACCGGATGAAGCGGCCGCACGTGCACGTCGGTTAG
- a CDS encoding RNA 2'-phosphotransferase — MDADLVRVSKRLSLVLRHRPGSVGVTLDPQGWVPVDTLLAALAAHGSPITRAQLDAVVAGNDKQRFAIREDDGGRALIRASQGHSIGVDLGLVDQSPPAVLFHGTSAESVPSILRSGLVKGRRHAVHLSVDLPTARRVGDRRRGATALLSVDAAAMEAAGHRFQRSANGVWLTAHVPPTFIRRLDAEPPGE; from the coding sequence GTGGATGCCGATCTCGTGCGGGTGAGCAAGCGACTCTCCCTGGTCCTGCGGCACCGGCCCGGCAGTGTCGGTGTCACGCTCGACCCGCAGGGCTGGGTCCCCGTCGACACGCTGCTCGCCGCCCTGGCCGCGCACGGCTCCCCGATCACCCGCGCCCAGCTCGACGCCGTCGTGGCCGGCAACGACAAGCAGCGCTTCGCGATTCGGGAGGACGACGGCGGACGCGCGCTCATCCGGGCCAGCCAGGGGCATTCCATCGGCGTGGATCTCGGGCTCGTCGACCAGTCGCCGCCCGCGGTGCTGTTCCACGGGACCTCCGCCGAGTCGGTGCCGTCGATCCTGCGCAGCGGGCTGGTGAAGGGGCGGCGGCACGCCGTGCACCTGTCGGTCGATCTGCCGACCGCGCGCCGGGTCGGTGACCGCAGGCGTGGGGCGACCGCGCTGCTGAGCGTCGACGCCGCGGCCATGGAGGCGGCCGGGCATCGCTTCCAGCGCAGCGCCAACGGCGTCTGGCTGACGGCCCACGTTCCCCCGACGTTCATCCGCCGGCTCGACGCGGAACCGCCGGGCGAGTGA
- a CDS encoding MarR family transcriptional regulator, with translation MSTVDARRQQAHAITMALRELRVQLSLLNHQIAGQVELKDIDVDCFELVSREGPLSPTALARRAGLHPATMTGVLDRLERGGWVTRERDATDRRAVSVHAVRGRAAELVRLYAGLGREIEQLCAGHDEAELALVADLLRRTIQAGRLATDGLAANRASATT, from the coding sequence ATGAGCACGGTCGACGCCCGGCGGCAGCAGGCGCACGCGATCACGATGGCCCTGCGCGAGCTGCGGGTGCAGTTGTCGTTGCTCAACCATCAGATCGCCGGCCAGGTCGAGCTCAAGGACATCGACGTCGACTGCTTCGAGCTGGTCAGCCGCGAGGGCCCGCTGAGCCCGACCGCGCTCGCCCGCCGGGCCGGCCTGCACCCCGCGACCATGACCGGCGTGCTCGACCGGCTCGAACGCGGCGGCTGGGTCACCCGCGAGCGCGACGCGACCGACCGGCGCGCGGTCTCCGTGCACGCCGTACGCGGTCGGGCCGCCGAACTGGTCCGCCTATACGCTGGGCTCGGCCGGGAGATCGAACAGCTCTGCGCCGGCCACGACGAGGCGGAGCTGGCGCTGGTCGCCGACCTGCTCCGCCGCACGATCCAGGCCGGCCGGCTGGCCACCGACGGTCTGGCCGCCAACCGGGCCAGTGCGACGACATGA
- a CDS encoding DinB family protein, whose amino-acid sequence MTDLQDPRIGPRATADEREMLRTFLDYHRATLAWKCAGLGDDDLRRRSMPPSTLTLLGLVRHMAEVERAWFRRVIAGEDIPLVWSPDGDFQVAYDASHSTRSEAFAAWEAEVARSREIEQAAASLDVTGYSKSWQEDVSLRMVMLHMIHEYARHNGHADFLREGIDGVTGA is encoded by the coding sequence ATGACCGACCTGCAGGACCCCCGCATCGGCCCACGGGCCACCGCCGACGAGCGCGAGATGCTCCGCACCTTCCTCGACTACCACCGGGCCACGCTGGCCTGGAAGTGCGCCGGCCTCGGCGACGACGACCTGCGCCGCCGCTCGATGCCGCCGTCCACGCTCACGCTGCTGGGGCTGGTCCGGCACATGGCCGAGGTCGAGCGCGCCTGGTTCCGGCGGGTGATCGCCGGCGAGGACATCCCGCTCGTCTGGTCGCCCGACGGTGACTTCCAGGTGGCGTACGACGCGAGCCACTCGACCCGTTCCGAGGCGTTCGCGGCCTGGGAGGCGGAGGTGGCCCGGTCCCGTGAGATCGAGCAGGCGGCGGCCTCGCTCGACGTCACCGGCTACAGCAAGAGCTGGCAGGAGGACGTCTCGCTGCGCATGGTGATGCTTCACATGATCCACGAGTACGCACGCCACAACGGCCACGCCGACTTCCTGCGCGAGGGCATCGACGGCGTCACCGGAGCGTAA